From Malus sylvestris chromosome 1, drMalSylv7.2, whole genome shotgun sequence:
CTTCCTGGAAGGACCTTTTGACAGTTGATTCCAATATTTCCTATATAGGTCCGGTGTTTTACCCTTCTGCCAAATTATAACAGGGGCCATCTCCATCGCGAGACTTTGGGTGCTCATCTGTGTACAGTTAACAACTATTTAAGCAAGCTTATCAACGATTCAGGCTATGAACAACCCGCCATGCATACaacacggagagagagagagagagagagagagagagagatgcttCCTGCCTTATTAAGAACTGACTTCTGGCTAACACGGAACAGTAATGCAGTGACAAATTCTAGGGTTGTGTAGTTGACTGTAGGAAGCCTCCTGAGCATGTTTCTTATCGCATGTATGCTGGATCGAGCACCTTTGATCTCATTATAAAGCTCAAATGTGGTTAGTGGCTCAGGAAGGGTAGCTAGGTAACATTTGACTAGAGCAGCTACGTCAATTGGGTTTACACCCTCTGGTAATGGTGCATTTGAATCTGATATTACAACACTAGATTAGTGTCATCCAAATAGAACCAAGAAAATTATGTTTCAAagcaataaataaaaagaagttATACACACTTCACATACCTTGGTTGTACAGTGAAACCAGTTGTTGAATGGCTTTTCTATCTCCCTCGCCTTTAAATAGATATGGTGTATTTAGTCCTAGGAGTCAAAAACATCACGAACAAGTTAATCATACTTGCAAAGGAAATCAAAGTAATATATGTGTAAGTGATCATACATGCACCAGAAGTGTATAAATTAGAGAAGTATAGACTATAGAGTACCTGATAATATGAGATAATCTGCACATCTGACCAAAATTTGAGGAATGGGCCTACTAGATTGTTGCCGTTGCACAATAACTTCAATCGGAACtccaaaaactgaaaataaaaatttaaataattatcACCATTCACCATTTAACCCAAGATTAAAAGCAACTACCATCCTGATACAGTTTATCTTGACACAGAAACCACCAAATTAGGGAGATGCAGAGGATCCAGAATTTCACCATTCTTCAAACAATGCTAACTATAAAAAACCTGAGTCATTTTCTATAAATTCTCAGCTACAAATTTCACTTTACAGCTATAAGTACAAATACATTTTAGGGGGAACCCCGTGTAACAGATCACGTGTAATACTATCAGAAGTCAAAGAAACAAAGCTTTCAATGTTTCCTCAATCCCAACTTCGTCCACCAGCACTAACTGCTACCCACTATCTCATCTCCTACAGTTAATATGTATATTCCTTGCTTGTTGATTCCAGAGAAAAACCAGACATGGGTCACTCGAGAAGAAGTAGCCAGATAGCCAAACAAGCCACAAATCCTCAACAATCCCCACTATAACCCTCGAAACCAAATGTAGTACAGTATCTCAGTTTCAAATTCCATCCAATTTAACACTGTAAATCTCACAGATAAAAAGCTGTTTCCAAATATTACaattaggggtgtgctatccacacacccctttttacttctcacacaccccttgttaattatgtcctttgatcttctttaatttagtCGATCCGACAACTGCAAATTAAGAGGGTGTGtatgaagtaaaaaggggtttgtgaatagcacacccctacAATTAATGATGCTAGGCAAAAAAGTATATGGAGGGTGTAGAAAATTCGAGAAACTTACCGTCGGTGCTTGCAACACCCTGAAAATGAAAAGAACAAGATTAGACTTTCAaaatatgtataacaaagaagaaaaagaaaggtaaCAATTGTTTCAAAATTCTATACCTTCTGCCATCTTTCGATATCACTCAAAATGCTTTTGCTCTTTTGGGCAGTCTTCTTTGCCACCTGAAGGAAAAATCACCATTTCAAATGTGTCAGTGATGAGTTCAACTAAAAAACATGCTCTAGGCACACACTTAGATTGTCAAGCTCAGGAGCATTTACAAGTCAGGGTTTACGATCAATTGCATTCACCGTTGGGGTtaaagaaacagaaaaatagTACGATACGTTCAGTGACTTCAGTCTAAGTTCAAGTTGGATATGAATCATTATCACCTAACAAAGTTCTAGCCAGTTTACCTCCTCAACTTTTATCTTCCCAACAGAAACCTTTTCCTTTGTCTCTGATAAGCCCTTCCTAAACAATGTACCAGTTGTCGCAGCAGCAGTTATAAGGCGTTCCTGCACAGCATGTCTTGTAGCTGGTTGCTGAAGAATCGCCCATCGACTTTTGAACATTGACCCAACTCGTTCTGCCACATCAGCAACATTCACTTTTGCATCTTTAGTGACCTCTCCAACAAATGTTCCAGCTTCTTTAATCTTCACCCCTGCATTAAAATATAGTTGGCTATAGTCAAACACCAATCTTTTTCTTAGAAAATgattaaacaataaaaaacgGTGTAATCGGAAGGTACCTGAGGAAGAAAAGAATTCGGTAGCCGTCTCTTGTGTGATGGGGGGTGAGAACGGGAAAGCCATTGTAGCAGTTGCAGAGACCAGAATCAAGTTATAAAGGCAAAGACCAGTTCAGCCTGTTTTGAAGGGAACAGATAAAAAATACGTCAAAGAAGATCGAAAGCCACTACTTTTCATAGGTTCtacaaattcaagaaaaaaattgcaataaaTCACAACTGTTTCGCTCATTCGTTAAGAAAAACTACGGTATCTATAAGAAAGGAACCAGCTTTGATTTCACAGGCAGTAAGTCTCTTGAATCCATTTATTAACACGAACTCGAAAACCAAGTTAAACAATAAATCATCAAAGTTTCCCTCCACTCCAATAAATCAACGTAAACAATAATCTTTCTAAGTCAGCTGTTTGGCTGgtgagaaaatgaaagaaagtcAAACCCCTCCCCCCATCATTCCCAAATACAAAATTTctcaacataaaattaaaaaaattatgatctCAACTCAGCCAATCAGCTCGAATCAATTCTCTTTCACTGTAATCTGTCTAAAGATTATTCCtttttcatcaaattttatccaattaTCAAAACCCAGTTCCTACTAACTACATACAAAAATTGGCCAAATCAACATCAATCAAcctgattaaaattttaattacaaattgaaaagaaaaatagtactAATACAGCAGTAGttgaagaaaattttaatttagtttccactaattaaaaacaaacaaaaaccccAGTTTTAATCAGTGAAATTCGAGAAAAGATTACCTCTGTGGGGCTTGCTGATCAAGGAAGCTGGAAGCGAAGAAGCTGAAAGGCGAAAATTGCACAATTGCAAATAGAAAAATCCCttctttttagagagagagagagaggagagagaaagtcgTCCTCtctagaaaattcaaaaaaaggCGCTTGCCTGCGATTGGTTGGGCATTCAGTGGGGTAGGCGGAAGAATAGTATGACGCCATGTAGGCGCTAACTGGCGAACACGCGGACTGGGACCCGCGGGTGATCCTGGAGGTTTTTTAACTGATATAACCGTCGCGTGCGCAGACTGAGATTAACACTTTTGTTTGGTTTAAAGTTTAACGTTAAGACAGAGATTAACGTATTCTTTTGTTGAAAGTAGACTGAGATTAACATCCCCCCTGTCCCCACCTTAATCCTTGAATATTCAACTTTTTAATCAAACTGCCTGCGTCAAGGGCCCCACCCCACTCCCACGTTGTTATCTTTCGATGTTACGTAAATCAAGGGTGAGGATTGAGGGAATCAATCAAACGGTTGGCAATAAATAAGAAAGTTGGAATAGTAAACGTGCTCATAGCAGGTAAGGGAAGGAATAAGATTCTCTTAGGATCCGTTTAACCG
This genomic window contains:
- the LOC126630513 gene encoding uncharacterized Rho GTPase-activating protein At5g61530-like is translated as MAFPFSPPITQETATEFFSSSGVKIKEAGTFVGEVTKDAKVNVADVAERVGSMFKSRWAILQQPATRHAVQERLITAAATTGTLFRKGLSETKEKVSVGKIKVEEVAKKTAQKSKSILSDIERWQKGVASTDVFGVPIEVIVQRQQSSRPIPQILVRCADYLILSGLNTPYLFKGEGDRKAIQQLVSLYNQDSNAPLPEGVNPIDVAALVKCYLATLPEPLTTFELYNEIKGARSSIHAIRNMLRRLPTVNYTTLEFVTALLFRVSQKSVLNKMSTQSLAMEMAPVIIWQKGKTPDLYRKYWNQLSKGPSRKNLDPEPTYTAWDMLSDEGDAVDDSIPLDDDVPMDFGAIEVVQCLMEHHNAIFTDANETIWR